The proteins below come from a single Cervus canadensis isolate Bull #8, Minnesota chromosome 2, ASM1932006v1, whole genome shotgun sequence genomic window:
- the ERFE gene encoding erythroferrone isoform X1: MAPARCPARALLLAYASLLAAAVGLGSPEPGAPSGSRARDEPPPGNELPAGPAARPPEPPMERAHGLIDPRDTWMLFVRQSDKGVNSKRGSRGKAKKLKLGLPGPPGPPGPQGPPGPITPPEVLLKEFQLLLKGAVRTRECAESEPGPRVPAAVPAGSPEDDKEAAAGDAGVLALLAAPVAPGPRAPRVEAAFHCRLRRDASVERRALHELGLYYVPDAEGAFRRGPGLNLTSGQYTAPVAGFYALAATLHRWPSRRGGGRRAPGIACVCSSAWSPGASTMPPWRLSWGWRAAVSSLPSQSMAFSTCRPGSTPPSSWTTPAAPPSRCAAAPTSAPSSLVCERHTGV, from the exons ATGGCCCCCGCCCGCTGCCCCGCGCGGGCCCTGCTGCTCGCCTACGCCAGCCTGCTGGCCGCCGCTGTGGGCCTGGGCTCCCCGGAGCCCGGCGCGCCCTCGGGGAGCCGCGCCCGCGACGAGCCGCCGCCCGGGAACGAACTGCCCGCGGGGCCGGCCGCCCGCCCGCCG GAGCCCCCCATGGAGCGAGCCCACGGTCTCATCGACCCCCGCGACACCTGGATGCTCTTCGTCAGGCAGAGTGACAAGGGTGTCAACAGCAAGAGGGGGAGCAGGGGCAAGGCCAAGAAGCTGAAG CTTGGTCTGCCAGGACCCCCGGGGCCTCCCGGCCCCCAGGGCCCCCCAGGCCCCATCACCCCACCTGAGGTCCTACTGAAGGAGTTCCAGCTGCTGCTGAAAG GCGCGGTGCGCACGCGGGAGTGCGCGGAGTCCGAGCCCGGCCCGCGCGTTCCCGCCGCGGTGCCGGCCGGCAGCCCGGAGGACGACAAGGAGGCGGCGGCGGGGGACGCGGGCGTGCTGGCGCTGCTGGCCGCGCCCGTGGCCCCCGGCCCGCGGGCGCCGCGCGTCGAAGCCGCCTTCCACTGCCGCCTGCGCCGGGACGCGTCGGTGGAGCGGCGCGCGCTGCACGAACTCGGCCTCTACTACGTG CCCGACGCCGAGGGCGCCTTCCGCCGCGGCCCAGGCCTGAACCTGACCAGCGGCCAGTACACGGCGCCCGTCGCCGGCTTCTACGCGCTCGCCGCCACGCTGCAC CGCTGGCCGAGCCGCCGAGGCGGGGGCCGCCGCGCCCCCGGGATCGCCTGCGTCTGCTCATCTGCCTGGAGTCCCGGTGCCAGCACCATGC CTCCCTGGAGGCTGTCATGGGGCTGGAGAGCAGCAGTGAGCTCTTTACCATCTCAGTCAATGGCGTTCTCTACCTGCAG GCCGGGCAGTACGCCTCCGTCTTCCTGGACAACGCCAGCGGCTCCCCCCTCACGGTGCGCGGCGGCTCCCACTTCAGCGCCGTCCTCCTTGGTGTGTGAGCGCCACACCGGAGTGTGA
- the ERFE gene encoding erythroferrone isoform X2, whose product MAPARCPARALLLAYASLLAAAVGLGSPEPGAPSGSRARDEPPPGNELPAGPAARPPEPPMERAHGLIDPRDTWMLFVRQSDKGVNSKRGSRGKAKKLKLGLPGPPGPPGPQGPPGPITPPEVLLKEFQLLLKGAVRTRECAESEPGPRVPAAVPAGSPEDDKEAAAGDAGVLALLAAPVAPGPRAPRVEAAFHCRLRRDASVERRALHELGLYYVPDAEGAFRRGPGLNLTSGQYTAPVAGFYALAATLHVALAEPPRRGPPRPRDRLRLLICLESRCQHHASLEAVMGLESSSELFTISVNGVLYLQAGQYASVFLDNASGSPLTVRGGSHFSAVLLGV is encoded by the exons ATGGCCCCCGCCCGCTGCCCCGCGCGGGCCCTGCTGCTCGCCTACGCCAGCCTGCTGGCCGCCGCTGTGGGCCTGGGCTCCCCGGAGCCCGGCGCGCCCTCGGGGAGCCGCGCCCGCGACGAGCCGCCGCCCGGGAACGAACTGCCCGCGGGGCCGGCCGCCCGCCCGCCG GAGCCCCCCATGGAGCGAGCCCACGGTCTCATCGACCCCCGCGACACCTGGATGCTCTTCGTCAGGCAGAGTGACAAGGGTGTCAACAGCAAGAGGGGGAGCAGGGGCAAGGCCAAGAAGCTGAAG CTTGGTCTGCCAGGACCCCCGGGGCCTCCCGGCCCCCAGGGCCCCCCAGGCCCCATCACCCCACCTGAGGTCCTACTGAAGGAGTTCCAGCTGCTGCTGAAAG GCGCGGTGCGCACGCGGGAGTGCGCGGAGTCCGAGCCCGGCCCGCGCGTTCCCGCCGCGGTGCCGGCCGGCAGCCCGGAGGACGACAAGGAGGCGGCGGCGGGGGACGCGGGCGTGCTGGCGCTGCTGGCCGCGCCCGTGGCCCCCGGCCCGCGGGCGCCGCGCGTCGAAGCCGCCTTCCACTGCCGCCTGCGCCGGGACGCGTCGGTGGAGCGGCGCGCGCTGCACGAACTCGGCCTCTACTACGTG CCCGACGCCGAGGGCGCCTTCCGCCGCGGCCCAGGCCTGAACCTGACCAGCGGCCAGTACACGGCGCCCGTCGCCGGCTTCTACGCGCTCGCCGCCACGCTGCACGTGG CGCTGGCCGAGCCGCCGAGGCGGGGGCCGCCGCGCCCCCGGGATCGCCTGCGTCTGCTCATCTGCCTGGAGTCCCGGTGCCAGCACCATGC CTCCCTGGAGGCTGTCATGGGGCTGGAGAGCAGCAGTGAGCTCTTTACCATCTCAGTCAATGGCGTTCTCTACCTGCAG GCCGGGCAGTACGCCTCCGTCTTCCTGGACAACGCCAGCGGCTCCCCCCTCACGGTGCGCGGCGGCTCCCACTTCAGCGCCGTCCTCCTTGGTGTGTGA